The Thioalkalivibrio thiocyanodenitrificans ARhD 1 genome window below encodes:
- a CDS encoding sodium-dependent transporter — MRKESSIHGQWSSKLVFVLAATGSAVGLGNIWRFPYIAGEHGGGAFVLVYLGCILLIGLPIMMAEILIGRRGRQSPINTMATLASDEGLNRSWSLLGWLGVVAGFLILSYYSVIAGWALSYVFRAGAGSFSGQDADGVQAMFEGLVSDPERLLAWHTIFMVMTMLVVARGVRSGLEQAVRVLMPALLIMLILLVGYAMAEGHFMDGFRFMFRPDFTRLSGNSVLVAMGQAFFTLSLGMGAIMIYGSYLSSRASIAKTSATVVGADTAVAILAGLAIFPIVFASGLEPAQGPGLIFITLPMAFGQMPGGVLFGTVFFVLLVVAAWTSSISIMEPAVAYLVENRGMHRVGAAAAVAGVAWLLGIGTVLSFNHWSGYTLFDRTFFDLVDYLTSNILLPLGGLLIALFAGWRMTERSVMEELGIRRPLLFRTWYYLVRFVAPIGILLVFLRAINLI; from the coding sequence GTTCGTTCTGGCGGCCACCGGCTCCGCAGTGGGGTTGGGCAATATCTGGCGTTTCCCCTACATCGCGGGCGAGCATGGAGGCGGCGCCTTCGTGCTGGTGTACCTGGGCTGTATCCTGCTGATCGGACTGCCCATCATGATGGCGGAAATCCTCATCGGGCGCCGCGGGCGCCAGAGCCCGATCAACACCATGGCCACCCTGGCCAGCGACGAGGGGCTCAACCGCTCCTGGAGCCTGTTGGGCTGGCTCGGCGTGGTGGCGGGCTTTCTCATACTGTCCTACTACAGCGTGATCGCCGGCTGGGCGCTCTCCTACGTGTTCCGTGCCGGTGCCGGCAGCTTTTCCGGGCAGGATGCCGACGGGGTGCAGGCCATGTTCGAGGGGCTGGTGTCCGATCCGGAGCGCCTGCTGGCCTGGCATACGATCTTCATGGTCATGACCATGCTGGTGGTGGCCCGGGGCGTGCGCTCGGGGCTGGAGCAGGCGGTCCGGGTCCTGATGCCCGCGCTGTTGATCATGCTGATACTGCTGGTGGGCTACGCCATGGCCGAGGGCCATTTCATGGACGGTTTCCGGTTCATGTTCCGGCCGGATTTCACCCGCCTGAGCGGAAACTCCGTGCTCGTGGCCATGGGGCAGGCCTTCTTCACCCTGAGCCTGGGCATGGGCGCCATCATGATCTACGGTTCCTACCTGAGTTCACGGGCCTCGATCGCAAAAACCTCGGCCACCGTGGTGGGCGCGGATACGGCCGTGGCCATCCTGGCGGGGCTGGCCATTTTCCCCATCGTCTTCGCCAGCGGGCTGGAGCCGGCCCAGGGGCCGGGCTTGATCTTCATCACGCTGCCCATGGCCTTTGGCCAGATGCCCGGCGGAGTGCTGTTCGGCACGGTGTTCTTCGTGCTGCTGGTGGTGGCGGCCTGGACCTCCTCCATCTCCATCATGGAGCCGGCAGTGGCCTATCTGGTGGAGAACCGGGGCATGCATCGTGTGGGGGCGGCCGCGGCAGTCGCCGGCGTGGCCTGGTTGCTGGGCATCGGCACGGTGCTTTCCTTCAACCACTGGTCCGGCTACACCCTCTTTGACAGGACCTTCTTCGATCTGGTGGATTACCTGACATCGAACATCCTGCTGCCCCTGGGCGGACTGCTGATCGCGTTGTTCGCCGGTTGGCGCATGACGGAGCGTTCGGTGATGGAGGAACTGGGGATCCGGCGGCCCCTGCTGTTTCGCACATGGTATTATCTGGTGCGGTTCGTGGCGCCCATCGGCATCCTGCTGGTGTTCCTGCGCGCCATCAACCTGATCTGA
- a CDS encoding type II toxin-antitoxin system RatA family toxin — protein sequence MPSIQRSALVPYSPAQMFDLVNDIESYPQFLPGCRSATVHARDNDTIKASLELAKGAVHKSFTTCNRLQKNKMIEVRLVEGPFQHLEGFWRFDALNSGATRVSLDLEFEFSNRLVGLAIGPVFIQVANTLVDSFVRRAREVYGGR from the coding sequence ATGCCCTCTATCCAACGCAGCGCCCTGGTGCCTTACAGTCCGGCCCAGATGTTCGATCTGGTCAACGACATCGAGTCCTATCCGCAGTTTCTGCCCGGCTGCCGCAGCGCGACCGTGCATGCCCGCGACAACGACACCATCAAGGCGAGCCTGGAACTGGCCAAGGGTGCGGTGCACAAGTCGTTCACCACCTGTAACCGCCTGCAGAAGAACAAGATGATCGAGGTGCGTCTGGTGGAGGGCCCGTTCCAGCATCTGGAGGGGTTCTGGCGTTTCGACGCCCTGAATAGTGGCGCAACCCGGGTCTCGCTGGATCTGGAGTTCGAGTTCTCGAATCGTCTGGTGGGCCTGGCCATCGGGCCCGTGTTCATCCAGGTCGCCAACACCCTGGTGGATTCCTTCGTGCGCCGGGCGCGGGAGGTCTACGGTGGCCGATGA
- a CDS encoding RnfH family protein: protein MADEQISVEVAYARPDVQVIVPVSVPPGATVEDALRASEIRERFPEIDLEKVKVGIFGKLTKRDTVLKPRDRVEIYRPLIADPKEVRKQRAAAGKRMKKGGGDIEPEGGESQG, encoded by the coding sequence GTGGCCGATGAGCAGATATCCGTCGAGGTGGCCTACGCCCGGCCGGATGTGCAGGTGATCGTGCCGGTCTCGGTACCGCCGGGGGCCACCGTGGAAGATGCACTGCGGGCATCGGAGATTCGCGAACGCTTCCCCGAGATCGATCTGGAGAAGGTCAAGGTGGGTATCTTCGGGAAGCTCACCAAGCGGGACACAGTGCTCAAGCCCAGGGACCGGGTGGAAATCTACCGGCCGCTCATCGCCGACCCCAAGGAAGTGCGGAAGCAACGGGCCGCTGCCGGAAAGCGCATGAAGAAGGGCGGTGGGGACATCGAACCAGAGGGTGGGGAGTCACAGGGGTAG
- a CDS encoding outer membrane protein assembly factor BamE, whose translation MRKNLTGVVLIASLLLQGCGSGLFSVHRPDVQQGNALEDDRIAQLEVGMTPEQVRFLLGDPLLRDPFHGDRRWEYVYYLKPGDGAPERRRVTVYFDQTNRVDRFEDSGLKR comes from the coding sequence ATGAGAAAGAATCTCACCGGTGTCGTGTTGATTGCAAGCCTGCTCCTGCAGGGGTGCGGTTCCGGATTGTTCTCCGTACACCGTCCCGACGTGCAGCAGGGCAATGCCCTGGAGGATGACCGCATCGCCCAGCTCGAGGTGGGCATGACGCCGGAACAGGTGCGCTTTCTGCTGGGCGACCCGCTGCTTCGCGATCCCTTTCATGGCGATCGCCGCTGGGAATACGTCTACTACCTCAAGCCCGGCGACGGGGCGCCCGAGCGCCGGCGCGTGACGGTGTATTTCGACCAAACCAACCGCGTGGATCGCTTCGAGGACAGCGGATTGAAGCGGTAA
- the fur gene encoding ferric iron uptake transcriptional regulator yields the protein MESQNLKKAGLKVTLPRMKILELLERSEDRHLSAEAIYRQLLEDGEEIGLATVYRVLTQFEAAGLVNRHHFEGNQAVFELERGRHHDHIVCVNCGRVDEFMDDIIEERQKAIADKLGYTIKDHALILYGECNKPDCPHRPKG from the coding sequence TTGGAAAGCCAGAATCTGAAAAAGGCCGGACTGAAGGTGACGCTGCCCAGGATGAAGATCCTGGAGCTGCTGGAGCGTTCGGAGGACCGCCACCTGAGCGCGGAGGCCATCTACCGCCAACTGCTTGAGGACGGCGAGGAAATCGGCCTGGCGACGGTGTACCGGGTGCTTACCCAGTTCGAGGCGGCGGGGCTCGTCAATCGCCATCACTTCGAGGGCAATCAGGCGGTGTTCGAACTGGAACGCGGCCGCCATCATGACCACATCGTGTGCGTCAATTGCGGCCGCGTGGATGAGTTCATGGACGACATCATCGAGGAACGCCAGAAGGCCATCGCCGACAAGCTCGGATACACGATCAAGGACCACGCCCTGATCCTGTACGGCGAGTGCAACAAGCCGGATTGCCCGCATCGGCCGAAGGGGTAG
- the recN gene encoding DNA repair protein RecN, whose translation MITSLHIRDFAIIDELGLELGPGMTALTGETGAGKSILVDALGLVLGDRADSATVRTGAERAEVSVGFEVADDPDARAWLAEQSLEAGDDCLLRRVVGSDGRSRAWINGTPTTLQNMKALGELLVDIHGQHAHQSLTRREVQRHILDEFADHPKLPDDVRECFREWRELQNRLAQASDNDEARTARRDLLRFQTGELKALELGDDEVAGLDEEQRRLAHAGRLLEVTASVHQGLYADEQSVDTLLGSYHHRLEEVTRLDPALKEPLELITSARIQLREAADSLRHYADRVELDPGRLAFVEQRLSDIHDLARKHRVSPEALPELTRTLLEELARLDSDDEDLDALTQKARAAEARYREAAAALTRSRRTAAKKLGKLVTDAMQGLGMEGGRFQVSVEADPEMRPAAHGLDRIEFQVTANPGQPLQPLSKVASGGELSRISLAIQMIAARSLPIPTLIFDEVDAGIGGAVAEVVGRQLRALGEHRQVLCVTHLAQVAAQAHHHLQVSKHKGTADTRTRIQVLDADSRVQEVARMLGGVELTDQTVAHAREMVEKAKDNSRFKVQDSKG comes from the coding sequence ATGATTACCTCCCTCCACATCCGCGATTTCGCCATCATCGACGAGTTGGGGCTGGAACTGGGTCCCGGCATGACGGCGCTCACGGGCGAGACGGGGGCCGGCAAGTCGATTCTGGTGGATGCCCTGGGGCTCGTACTGGGGGACCGGGCGGACAGTGCCACGGTACGCACGGGGGCGGAACGCGCGGAGGTCAGCGTCGGCTTCGAGGTGGCGGACGACCCGGACGCCCGGGCATGGCTGGCGGAACAGTCCCTGGAGGCCGGAGATGACTGCCTGCTCAGACGCGTGGTGGGCAGTGACGGCAGGAGCCGTGCCTGGATCAACGGCACCCCCACCACCCTGCAGAACATGAAGGCCCTGGGCGAACTGCTGGTGGACATCCACGGCCAGCACGCCCATCAGTCGCTCACCCGCCGGGAGGTGCAGCGGCATATCCTGGACGAGTTTGCGGATCACCCGAAACTTCCGGACGACGTACGGGAATGCTTCCGGGAATGGCGGGAACTGCAGAACCGCCTGGCGCAGGCCTCGGACAACGACGAGGCCCGCACCGCCCGGCGCGATCTTCTCCGCTTTCAGACCGGCGAGCTGAAGGCGCTCGAACTGGGTGATGATGAAGTGGCGGGCCTGGACGAGGAACAGCGGCGGCTCGCCCACGCGGGGCGCCTGCTGGAAGTGACCGCATCGGTGCACCAGGGCCTGTACGCGGACGAACAGTCCGTGGATACCCTTCTTGGGTCGTATCACCACCGGCTGGAGGAGGTCACGCGGCTCGATCCGGCGCTGAAGGAGCCCCTGGAGCTGATCACCAGCGCCCGGATCCAGCTCAGGGAGGCGGCGGACAGCCTGCGTCATTACGCGGACCGGGTGGAACTGGATCCGGGCAGGCTCGCATTCGTGGAGCAGCGCCTGTCGGACATCCACGATCTCGCCCGCAAGCATCGGGTTTCTCCGGAGGCCCTGCCGGAACTGACCCGGACCCTGCTGGAAGAGCTTGCGCGGCTCGACAGTGACGATGAGGATCTCGATGCCCTGACGCAGAAGGCGCGGGCCGCCGAAGCCCGTTACCGGGAGGCGGCCGCCGCGCTGACCCGATCCCGGCGCACAGCAGCGAAGAAGCTCGGAAAACTGGTGACCGACGCCATGCAGGGGCTTGGCATGGAGGGCGGCCGGTTCCAGGTGAGCGTGGAAGCCGACCCGGAGATGCGCCCCGCCGCCCATGGCCTCGACCGCATCGAGTTCCAGGTCACGGCCAATCCCGGCCAGCCCCTGCAGCCGCTCTCAAAGGTGGCCTCCGGGGGCGAACTCTCGCGTATCAGCCTGGCGATCCAGATGATCGCAGCCCGATCCCTGCCCATCCCCACCCTCATCTTCGACGAGGTGGACGCGGGCATCGGCGGCGCTGTGGCCGAGGTGGTGGGCCGCCAGCTTCGGGCCCTTGGGGAACACCGGCAGGTGCTGTGCGTCACCCATCTTGCTCAGGTGGCGGCCCAGGCTCACCACCACCTCCAGGTCAGCAAGCACAAGGGCACGGCGGACACGCGCACCCGCATCCAGGTGCTGGATGCCGACAGCCGCGTGCAGGAAGTGGCGCGCATGCTGGGCGGCGTGGAACTCACCGACCAGACCGTGGCGCACGCCCGCGAGATGGTTGAAAAGGCGAAAGACAATTCAAGATTCAAAGTTCAGGATTCAAAGGGGTGA